The following proteins come from a genomic window of Gimesia chilikensis:
- a CDS encoding alpha/beta fold hydrolase, with amino-acid sequence MLQRSAAWAVVVWLSAYATVCQAQDLPDSQNLNELWKHLSEKVPAMKTMGGRQFWGDVQFFQGWKIQQNVISQHYRLLDPSDQRHASGTLAECRQKLAEIREARKLPPMQGRAVILIHGIIRSSKSFEKMRLACLKEGWITIPFDYPSTQKTIPENARFLEQVIKSLEGVDEIDLVVHSMGGLVVRSWVDQQEEVDPRVRRMVMLGVPNRGADMADRFRSNLLFKVVYGPAGQQLVTELNGDFISSLPTPPFPFGVVAGGRDTLKGFNPLIRGDDDGTVSVSSTRLPGAADFVLLPVLHSFMMNDPQSISHTLRFLKTGKFRESGESQPIPEVEAAAAP; translated from the coding sequence ATGTTACAGCGATCTGCAGCCTGGGCAGTCGTGGTATGGCTGTCGGCTTATGCGACTGTCTGTCAGGCACAAGACCTGCCCGACAGTCAGAATCTGAACGAACTCTGGAAGCACCTCTCTGAGAAGGTACCGGCAATGAAAACAATGGGTGGACGTCAATTCTGGGGCGATGTGCAGTTTTTTCAAGGCTGGAAAATTCAACAGAATGTGATCAGCCAGCACTACCGCCTGCTTGATCCCAGTGATCAGCGGCATGCCAGTGGAACTCTCGCGGAATGCCGGCAGAAGCTCGCAGAAATCAGGGAGGCCCGCAAGCTTCCTCCGATGCAGGGCCGGGCGGTGATTCTGATTCACGGGATCATCCGCTCTTCTAAATCCTTTGAAAAAATGAGACTGGCCTGCCTCAAGGAGGGCTGGATTACGATTCCCTTCGATTATCCCAGTACCCAGAAGACGATCCCGGAGAATGCCCGGTTCCTCGAACAGGTAATTAAGTCGCTGGAAGGTGTTGATGAAATCGATCTGGTTGTCCACAGCATGGGCGGGCTCGTGGTACGCTCCTGGGTGGATCAGCAGGAGGAAGTCGATCCCCGAGTCAGGCGCATGGTCATGCTGGGAGTCCCCAATCGGGGGGCAGACATGGCGGATCGCTTCCGTTCGAATCTGCTGTTCAAGGTTGTGTACGGGCCAGCGGGGCAACAGTTGGTGACCGAATTAAACGGGGACTTTATTTCCAGTCTGCCGACACCTCCCTTTCCATTTGGAGTGGTCGCCGGCGGCCGGGATACGCTGAAAGGCTTTAATCCTCTGATCCGAGGTGACGATGACGGTACGGTCAGCGTCAGCAGCACGCGACTGCCGGGAGCCGCGGATTTTGTTCTGTTGCCCGTGCTGCACTCTTTTATGATGAATGATCCCCAGTCAATTTCACATACCCTGCGGTTCCTCAAGACCGGGAAATTCCGCGAATCTGGTGAATCACAGCCGATTCCTGAGGTCGAAGCTGCGGCGGCCCCTTAA
- a CDS encoding ThuA domain-containing protein, which produces MKLLSFLIACCLSTLLLGTVFVSEARAEKKPHVVFVTGDDEYRSEESMPMLAKILKRDYGFDVTVCYSLDDEGNISPGNQKSISGLEALDDADLMVLFTRFRDLPPEQFQHFLNYVKSGKPIVGFRTATHAFMFRDPKSPFKAWNDQKIAELVGQKWITHHGHFGDGHEYLTEVMVNEEAADHPILRGVKPYKAYSWLYHVDGGSEGHQLAGDSKPLLTGRSLKSGHEQKGNLDKYPLTNPVAWTKTYKGADGTRGRVFFTTTAHPFDFKDPNVRKLALNGILWALGREAEIPSQGANTDTVDDYDPNNSGTGPKKYKTGLKPEKL; this is translated from the coding sequence ATGAAATTGTTGTCTTTTCTGATCGCGTGTTGTCTATCCACCTTGTTACTGGGGACCGTCTTTGTGAGTGAAGCCCGGGCAGAGAAGAAGCCGCATGTGGTGTTCGTTACCGGCGATGATGAGTACCGGTCGGAAGAATCGATGCCGATGCTGGCCAAGATTCTGAAACGGGATTATGGCTTCGATGTCACCGTCTGTTATTCTCTGGATGATGAGGGCAATATCTCACCCGGGAATCAGAAATCGATCAGTGGCCTGGAAGCCCTCGACGATGCAGACCTGATGGTGCTCTTCACGCGGTTTCGCGATCTGCCTCCCGAACAGTTCCAGCACTTCCTGAACTATGTGAAGTCGGGGAAACCAATTGTCGGTTTCCGGACAGCCACACATGCTTTCATGTTCCGAGATCCGAAGAGCCCCTTCAAGGCGTGGAACGATCAGAAAATCGCCGAACTGGTTGGGCAGAAGTGGATCACCCACCATGGACATTTCGGTGACGGGCATGAATACCTGACGGAGGTCATGGTGAATGAGGAGGCTGCAGATCATCCGATTTTGCGGGGCGTTAAACCGTACAAGGCGTATTCCTGGTTGTATCATGTGGATGGTGGCAGCGAAGGGCATCAACTGGCGGGGGACAGCAAGCCTCTGTTGACGGGACGCTCGCTCAAATCCGGTCATGAGCAGAAAGGGAACCTCGATAAGTATCCGCTGACCAATCCAGTCGCCTGGACCAAGACTTACAAGGGAGCAGACGGAACCCGGGGCCGTGTCTTCTTTACCACGACGGCGCACCCTTTTGACTTCAAAGATCCCAACGTGCGGAAGCTGGCACTCAATGGAATTCTATGGGCACTGGGCAGGGAAGCAGAGATTCCTTCCCAGGGAGCAAACACGGATACCGTCGATGACTATGATCCGAACAACTCCGGCACCGGGCCGAAAAAATATAAAACGGGGCTGAAACCGGAAAAACTCTGA
- a CDS encoding nucleotide sugar dehydrogenase yields MANQLEQAIKDKSAIIGIIGLGYVGLPLIDAFVNTGFKTMGFDVDQNKVDQLQAGKSYIKHIPSETVAKWIAKEQFEATADFSRMKEADALLICVPTPLTTSRDPDLTYVENTAKVIAETLRPGQLVVLESTTYPTTTRDVMLPILDNAGLKVGEDYYLAYSPEREDPGNPDFSAAGIPKVVGGIDENSLRIASALYSHAVVNVIQVSSPEVAEACKILENTYRAVNIAMVNELKTLFDRMGIDVWEVIDAAKTKPFGFQAFYPGPGLGGHCIPIDPFYLSWLARKEGQTTRFIELAGEVNTRMPRYVIDRLAEFMNEKAKPLKGSKICMLGVAYKKDVDDPRESPSFHLLDLLMERGVDFTYNDPHIPKLPKMRHHDVPAMESQELTPEYLAAQDCVLIATDHSAYDYDFIVKHSQMVLDTRNATKNVTEGREKIFKA; encoded by the coding sequence ATGGCAAATCAGCTTGAGCAGGCGATCAAGGACAAATCAGCAATTATTGGCATCATCGGCCTGGGCTACGTCGGGCTCCCGCTGATTGACGCGTTCGTCAACACTGGTTTCAAAACGATGGGGTTTGACGTTGATCAGAACAAAGTCGATCAACTGCAGGCCGGCAAAAGTTATATTAAGCACATCCCATCCGAAACCGTTGCCAAGTGGATTGCGAAAGAGCAGTTCGAAGCGACCGCCGACTTCTCCCGGATGAAAGAAGCAGACGCCCTGCTGATCTGTGTTCCAACTCCCCTGACCACCAGCCGGGACCCCGACCTGACCTATGTGGAAAACACCGCGAAAGTCATCGCGGAAACCCTGCGGCCCGGTCAACTGGTCGTACTGGAAAGTACCACTTATCCCACGACGACCCGGGACGTCATGCTGCCCATTCTGGATAACGCTGGTCTGAAAGTGGGCGAAGATTATTACCTCGCCTACAGCCCCGAACGCGAAGATCCCGGCAACCCCGACTTCTCAGCAGCCGGCATCCCTAAAGTGGTCGGCGGTATAGATGAAAACAGCCTGCGGATTGCTTCGGCCCTGTACTCACACGCTGTTGTGAATGTGATCCAGGTCTCGTCTCCGGAAGTCGCTGAAGCCTGCAAGATTCTGGAGAACACCTACCGGGCCGTGAACATCGCGATGGTCAACGAGCTCAAGACTCTCTTCGATCGCATGGGCATCGATGTCTGGGAAGTCATTGACGCTGCCAAGACCAAGCCTTTCGGGTTCCAGGCCTTTTATCCCGGTCCCGGACTGGGTGGACACTGTATTCCTATCGACCCGTTCTACCTCAGCTGGCTGGCACGTAAAGAAGGTCAGACGACCCGCTTCATCGAACTGGCTGGTGAAGTTAACACCCGCATGCCACGCTACGTGATTGACCGTCTCGCTGAGTTCATGAACGAAAAAGCAAAACCGCTCAAAGGCAGTAAGATCTGCATGCTGGGTGTGGCTTATAAAAAAGATGTCGACGATCCGCGTGAAAGTCCTTCGTTCCACCTGCTGGATCTGCTGATGGAGCGGGGCGTAGACTTCACCTACAACGATCCGCACATTCCAAAACTGCCCAAGATGCGGCATCACGATGTACCAGCCATGGAAAGCCAGGAGCTCACCCCCGAGTATCTGGCAGCTCAGGACTGCGTACTGATCGCGACAGACCACAGTGCTTATGACTATGACTTTATCGTCAAACACAGTCAGATGGTCCTCGACACACGCAATGCAACCAAGAATGTGACTGAAGGCCGCGAGAAAATCTTTAAAGCCTGA
- a CDS encoding YbhN family protein translates to MSDPPTTAESPSVSRKIWRGVKWLLLALVLYFVWQQGAELYAEQGDTLTGISIDPLWLVLSAACYFIAWLPSVWFWRQLILSSGEQVRFGPVARAYYCGHLGKYIPGKVSVLLIRATLLKDFGVRVSVAALTAAYETLAVMGVGLVVFLSLIPVVLNTEQVQQWPEWMQSVQARPWLVPGLFLLALFVSLPLLSRLLNLFTKKFTKSDVEATEPAPPAAFSLRLLYAGVLLFLVSWTLHGLSLGLALASINGVGLEWQEWPRWTAAVSAAYALGFLAIFAPAGLGVREGLITTILAGSALIGPANAFVAALLIRIVSFASEILAAFVLYYSFGKSASDEDDSVQSAADSQSIDSL, encoded by the coding sequence ATGTCTGACCCTCCCACCACAGCTGAATCCCCTTCCGTTTCGCGGAAAATCTGGAGGGGAGTCAAATGGCTGTTGCTCGCGCTGGTCCTGTACTTCGTCTGGCAGCAGGGAGCGGAACTGTACGCAGAGCAGGGGGACACGCTTACTGGTATCAGCATTGATCCGCTCTGGCTGGTTTTATCTGCAGCCTGTTATTTCATTGCCTGGTTACCTTCTGTCTGGTTCTGGCGACAGCTGATTCTCAGTTCCGGAGAACAGGTTCGCTTCGGACCTGTCGCACGCGCCTACTACTGCGGGCACTTGGGGAAATACATTCCCGGTAAGGTCTCGGTCCTCTTGATCCGGGCGACCCTGCTGAAAGATTTCGGCGTTCGCGTTTCGGTTGCCGCCTTGACGGCTGCTTACGAGACGCTGGCTGTCATGGGAGTCGGGCTGGTTGTGTTCCTTTCATTGATTCCCGTTGTGTTGAATACAGAGCAGGTTCAGCAGTGGCCTGAGTGGATGCAGTCCGTACAGGCCCGTCCCTGGCTGGTTCCCGGTCTGTTTCTACTGGCGCTGTTTGTCTCTCTGCCACTGTTGTCTCGTCTGTTGAATCTGTTCACGAAGAAATTTACGAAGTCCGATGTCGAAGCGACCGAGCCAGCTCCTCCCGCTGCTTTCTCTTTACGTTTGCTCTATGCGGGCGTGTTGTTGTTTCTTGTGAGCTGGACGCTACATGGACTCAGCCTGGGTCTGGCACTCGCCTCCATCAATGGAGTGGGACTCGAATGGCAGGAATGGCCGCGCTGGACCGCTGCGGTCTCCGCCGCGTATGCCCTGGGCTTTCTGGCGATTTTCGCTCCTGCCGGCCTGGGAGTACGGGAAGGTCTGATCACCACGATTCTCGCCGGTTCCGCCCTGATTGGTCCTGCAAATGCGTTTGTCGCTGCCTTACTGATCCGGATCGTCTCATTTGCTAGTGAAATTCTGGCTGCTTTTGTTCTATACTATAGTTTTGGAAAATCGGCTTCAGACGAGGATGATTCCGTACAGTCTGCCGCCGATTCCCAGTCCATTGATTCCCTGTGA
- a CDS encoding TrkH family potassium uptake protein translates to MNWLLLCRLLGLVGMLVGASMVFSLPWAFPFFGEAVEFESAGFWGICGAIACSLVSGSLLYLAGRKEHGTILRKEALAVVGLSWIYSGVLGCLPFLFSGSMVSPDVPMTVPDALFESISGFTTTGASVLRELEDPKLIPRCVLFWRSFTHCLGGMGIIVLFVAILSHLGAGGKALMRREVPGPTSEAVRPRVRESAIVMWTIYVAFTLVLALILWLEGMSVFDAFCHSFGSMATGGFSTHNASVGYFNSSLIEFTIAVFMVAAGTNFSLYFLSLKNMRSHDFSWKSMIAPLRNDIEFRTYLLILSGAIIFLTYNLINNHIYDTLPDALRYAGFQAVSIMTTTGYGTGDFDTWNESSKMLLLLLMFVGGCAGSTAGGIKVIRVVLFAKIIWLEIEKSFRPNVVRPLRIGTTNIEQGIRNDVTVYFSLVLVIFIFSSLLLTAIEPNTEWQTNKPEKLIDCTSAVVATLNNIGPGVGELGPTENYADFTLTGKVILTILMLLGRLELFAILVLFVPSFWKNY, encoded by the coding sequence ATGAATTGGTTGCTTCTCTGCCGACTGCTGGGCCTGGTAGGCATGCTGGTCGGTGCGTCAATGGTATTCAGTCTCCCCTGGGCATTTCCCTTTTTTGGAGAGGCTGTCGAATTTGAATCCGCGGGTTTCTGGGGCATCTGTGGTGCGATTGCCTGCAGTCTGGTCTCCGGTTCCCTGCTCTACCTGGCCGGGCGAAAAGAGCATGGCACGATCCTGCGCAAAGAGGCGCTCGCCGTTGTCGGCTTGAGCTGGATCTATTCCGGTGTCCTGGGCTGCCTCCCCTTTCTGTTTTCCGGTTCGATGGTCTCCCCAGACGTTCCAATGACGGTTCCGGATGCGTTATTCGAATCGATCTCTGGTTTCACAACAACAGGCGCCTCGGTACTCAGAGAGCTGGAAGATCCGAAGCTGATACCGCGCTGTGTCCTGTTCTGGCGAAGCTTCACCCACTGCCTGGGTGGCATGGGAATCATTGTGCTGTTCGTCGCAATCCTGAGTCATCTGGGTGCGGGGGGCAAAGCGCTCATGCGGCGCGAAGTGCCCGGCCCGACCAGCGAAGCGGTCCGTCCGCGGGTGCGCGAGTCAGCAATCGTCATGTGGACCATCTATGTCGCCTTCACCCTCGTGCTGGCGCTGATCCTCTGGCTGGAAGGTATGAGCGTCTTCGATGCGTTCTGCCACAGTTTCGGATCGATGGCGACTGGCGGCTTCAGCACGCACAACGCCAGTGTCGGGTATTTCAACAGTTCGCTGATCGAATTCACAATCGCGGTATTCATGGTAGCAGCGGGCACCAACTTCTCACTCTACTTCCTCTCCTTAAAAAACATGCGTTCCCACGATTTCTCCTGGAAGAGTATGATCGCCCCGCTACGCAATGATATTGAGTTCCGCACTTACCTGTTGATCCTGAGTGGCGCGATCATCTTTCTGACCTATAACCTGATCAACAACCATATTTACGACACCCTGCCCGACGCCCTGCGTTATGCCGGCTTTCAGGCGGTCTCCATCATGACCACCACCGGCTACGGGACCGGCGACTTCGACACGTGGAATGAATCGTCCAAAATGCTGCTGCTGTTACTGATGTTTGTGGGAGGCTGTGCCGGTTCGACGGCGGGGGGCATCAAGGTGATTCGCGTTGTGCTATTCGCCAAGATCATCTGGCTGGAAATCGAAAAATCATTTCGCCCGAACGTGGTCCGTCCCCTGCGAATCGGCACCACGAACATCGAACAGGGGATTCGTAATGACGTCACCGTGTACTTCAGCCTGGTGCTGGTCATCTTCATCTTCAGCAGTCTGTTGCTGACCGCCATCGAACCCAATACGGAGTGGCAGACAAACAAACCGGAAAAGCTGATCGACTGCACCAGTGCCGTGGTCGCCACCTTGAATAATATCGGCCCGGGGGTCGGCGAACTCGGTCCGACCGAAAACTATGCCGACTTCACGCTCACGGGGAAAGTCATCCTGACGATCCTCATGCTGCTGGGCCGACTGGAACTGTTTGCCATTCTGGTCCTGTTCGTTCCCTCCTTCTGGAAGAATTACTGA
- a CDS encoding DUF1802 family protein: MQAENQIAFKEWGAICAALAEGRQSLIVRKGGIHEGRDGFRVEHREFWLFPTRFHQGADQLQAGQENLLSQPYAQEPAAGQIRLGLYAVVEQVLELQEESQLAGLEELQVLNQETLAQRFVYKRPGLYVLLVRAYQMPQPFEIKDEARYGGCRSWVELTQAYSTEGATPVLTEEQFQQQKQALETWLS; this comes from the coding sequence ATGCAGGCAGAAAATCAGATCGCCTTTAAAGAGTGGGGAGCCATCTGTGCTGCCCTGGCAGAGGGGCGACAGTCGCTGATTGTACGGAAGGGGGGCATTCACGAAGGCCGCGATGGCTTTCGTGTTGAACATCGTGAGTTCTGGCTCTTCCCGACCCGCTTCCATCAGGGCGCGGATCAATTGCAGGCAGGGCAGGAGAACCTCTTGTCGCAACCTTATGCCCAGGAACCTGCAGCCGGTCAGATCAGGCTTGGGCTGTACGCCGTGGTGGAGCAGGTGCTCGAACTGCAAGAGGAGTCACAGCTGGCCGGTCTGGAAGAACTGCAGGTCCTCAACCAGGAGACGCTCGCACAACGTTTTGTATATAAGCGCCCCGGGTTATACGTTCTGCTGGTTCGGGCGTATCAGATGCCGCAGCCTTTCGAGATCAAAGACGAAGCCCGTTACGGCGGCTGTCGTTCCTGGGTAGAACTCACTCAGGCTTATTCAACAGAGGGGGCGACGCCTGTCTTGACCGAGGAACAGTTTCAGCAGCAAAAACAGGCCCTCGAAACCTGGTTGAGCTGA
- a CDS encoding M3 family metallopeptidase, whose product MDQQQPLSDNPLLVLEGLPRFDEIEPEHIRPAVKSLLEQSEASLRKIESEAQPSWEGLMQPLEELDYPWERSWGSVGHLLGVRNTPELREAYESVLPEIVAFSLSVRQSKPIYEAMKAIRDNGSWDQLNDAQKRIIEKRILSAELAGIGLSGDELKRFNEIATELSQLSTRFANNVLDATKAYTLLITDSKDVAGFPDSLKQLAAQSYNTWDDKDADTEATADAGPWRITLDFPCFGPFMQHCRNRILREQVYRAFITRASEGEYDNTSLIPQILQLRQEKAKLLGYANFAEVSLAEKMAPGIDAVLEMEEQLRSSSWDNGQQDLADLQEYAKEQGETEPIIQWDFAFWSERLREKRFSYTDEQLRPYFSLEKVLDGLFSLVNRIFGITVTPATETVPLWNKDVRFFHIADEAGKTIAGFYLDPYARPADKRGGAWMDDCLGRKLVNGEVQLPVAHLVCNSTPPVGDKPSLMTFREVETLFHEFGHGLQHMLTTIDEADAAGINGVEWDAVELASQFMENWCYHKPTLLGMAKHYETGETLPDELFEKIKAARNFQAGTQMLRQIQFGVVDLKLHSEFDPAGEKSVFDVQREISQTTSVLPMLPEDRFLCSFQHIFAGGYAAGYFSYKWAEVLSADAFSAFEEAGLDNEQAVAETGRRFRDTILAMGGSRHPMDLFKEFRGREPSPEPLLRHTGLL is encoded by the coding sequence ATGGATCAGCAACAGCCTCTGTCAGACAACCCGCTTCTGGTACTGGAGGGCCTTCCCCGCTTCGATGAAATTGAGCCTGAGCATATTAGACCCGCAGTGAAATCTCTGCTGGAACAGTCGGAAGCAAGCCTGCGTAAAATCGAAAGCGAAGCACAGCCGAGCTGGGAAGGCTTGATGCAACCACTCGAAGAGCTCGATTACCCCTGGGAACGCTCCTGGGGCTCCGTAGGACATCTGCTGGGAGTGAGAAACACACCCGAATTACGGGAAGCCTATGAAAGTGTGCTGCCCGAAATCGTCGCTTTTTCGCTGAGCGTCAGACAAAGCAAGCCGATCTACGAAGCCATGAAGGCCATCCGGGACAACGGCTCCTGGGATCAGTTGAATGATGCCCAGAAACGAATTATCGAAAAGCGAATCCTTTCTGCAGAGCTGGCCGGCATCGGTCTCTCGGGAGATGAATTAAAGCGATTTAATGAAATTGCCACCGAGCTGTCCCAGCTCTCCACCCGTTTCGCCAACAACGTGCTGGATGCAACCAAAGCCTACACACTCCTGATTACAGACAGCAAAGATGTAGCGGGATTCCCCGACAGTCTGAAACAGCTCGCGGCTCAATCCTACAACACCTGGGATGATAAAGACGCAGATACCGAAGCCACCGCTGATGCGGGCCCCTGGCGAATCACACTCGACTTCCCCTGCTTCGGTCCTTTCATGCAACATTGTCGCAACCGCATATTGAGAGAGCAGGTTTACCGTGCATTCATTACCCGTGCATCAGAAGGGGAATACGATAATACATCGCTGATTCCCCAGATCCTGCAGTTACGTCAGGAAAAAGCAAAGCTTCTGGGCTACGCGAATTTTGCGGAAGTCAGCCTGGCTGAAAAAATGGCGCCCGGTATCGATGCCGTTCTGGAAATGGAAGAACAGCTGCGAAGTTCTTCCTGGGATAACGGACAGCAGGACCTGGCGGATCTGCAGGAGTACGCGAAAGAGCAGGGAGAAACCGAACCCATCATTCAATGGGATTTCGCATTCTGGTCAGAGCGGCTCCGTGAAAAACGCTTCAGTTACACTGACGAACAGTTGCGGCCTTATTTCTCCCTGGAGAAAGTTCTGGACGGTCTGTTCAGCCTGGTAAACCGCATCTTCGGCATTACGGTAACGCCCGCTACAGAGACCGTTCCGCTCTGGAATAAAGATGTGCGCTTCTTCCACATCGCAGATGAAGCAGGCAAAACAATCGCCGGTTTCTACCTTGACCCCTATGCCCGTCCTGCAGACAAGCGGGGTGGTGCCTGGATGGATGACTGCCTGGGTCGCAAGCTGGTCAATGGGGAAGTTCAGCTTCCGGTCGCACATCTGGTCTGTAACTCGACTCCGCCCGTGGGAGATAAGCCTTCGCTGATGACCTTCCGGGAAGTGGAAACCCTGTTCCATGAATTCGGACATGGTCTGCAGCACATGCTGACCACCATTGATGAAGCCGATGCCGCCGGTATTAATGGCGTCGAGTGGGACGCCGTCGAGCTGGCCAGCCAGTTCATGGAAAACTGGTGCTATCACAAACCGACCCTGCTGGGGATGGCCAAGCATTACGAAACGGGTGAAACCCTGCCTGATGAATTGTTTGAAAAAATCAAGGCAGCCCGCAACTTCCAGGCAGGAACTCAGATGCTGCGTCAGATTCAGTTCGGCGTGGTCGATCTGAAACTGCACAGCGAATTTGATCCTGCGGGAGAAAAATCGGTCTTCGATGTCCAGCGGGAAATCAGCCAGACAACGTCTGTACTGCCGATGCTCCCTGAAGACCGTTTCCTCTGTTCGTTCCAGCACATTTTTGCAGGCGGATACGCAGCCGGTTACTTCAGTTACAAATGGGCCGAGGTTCTCAGTGCAGATGCCTTCAGCGCCTTTGAAGAAGCGGGTCTGGATAACGAGCAGGCCGTTGCCGAAACCGGCCGTCGCTTCCGGGATACCATCCTGGCGATGGGAGGCAGTCGGCATCCGATGGATCTCTTCAAGGAATTCCGCGGACGCGAGCCGAGTCCTGAACCATTGTTACGTCATACCGGACTGCTGTAA
- a CDS encoding FG-GAP repeat domain-containing protein: MLARHLLRTPFYLCLFCLALSASAFTQAEELEQLTYQNPQLEVDLGVGLWAWPLPMDYDGDGDLDLLVSCPDKPSNGTYFFENKSDGKDSMPVFEPGVRLGKGYHNTCLSFVNGKPRVLVAGREVVDFKQHGFDKLTDLPVGRNVHGGKVRANQWYYVDYDGDGDQDLVVGVGDWSDYGWDDAYNQLGQWTNGPLRGYVYVLNNEGTDAKPEYAKPARIKVGDKDLEVFGWPSPNFADFDEDGDLDLICGEFLDQLTYFENTGSRTEPQYALGRRLASNGDPIQMDLQMIVPKAIDWDKDGDIDLIVGDEDGRVAFIENTGELIGGVPQFLPPRYFRQKAAGVKFGALATPYAFDWDGDGDEDLICGNTAGYIGFFENLDGHSRSPRLAAPRYLQAGGRPIRIQAGPNGSIQGPCEAKWGYTTQTVADWDQDGLPDLLVNSIWGEILLFKNIGTRTEPKLAPAQTIDVEWKAAAPKPAWNWWDPRGKQLVTQWRTTPVAVDWNQDGLMDLVMLDHEGYLAFFKRVKEGDQLKLLPGERIFVDESLKPIQMNKKRAGGSGRYKLHVVDWDGDGRLDLLVNSTNADFYRNLKTVDGKVVLKNEGPLSQRKLAGHTSSPCTVDWDQDGVRDLIVGAEDGYLYWMKNPNSPEK, encoded by the coding sequence ATGCTCGCTCGACACCTGCTCCGTACGCCTTTTTACCTTTGTCTGTTCTGTCTGGCTCTCTCTGCCTCTGCTTTTACCCAGGCTGAGGAACTTGAGCAATTGACGTATCAGAATCCACAACTGGAAGTGGATCTGGGCGTCGGTTTATGGGCCTGGCCTCTGCCGATGGATTATGATGGCGACGGGGATCTGGATCTGCTCGTTTCCTGTCCTGACAAACCCTCGAACGGCACTTATTTCTTTGAAAACAAGTCGGATGGTAAAGATTCAATGCCGGTGTTTGAGCCGGGGGTCAGACTGGGTAAAGGCTATCATAATACGTGCCTTTCCTTTGTGAACGGTAAGCCACGTGTACTGGTCGCCGGTCGGGAAGTGGTCGATTTTAAACAGCATGGGTTTGATAAACTCACCGATCTGCCCGTTGGACGGAATGTGCACGGCGGCAAGGTGCGGGCCAATCAATGGTATTACGTGGACTACGACGGCGACGGCGATCAGGATCTGGTGGTCGGTGTTGGCGACTGGAGCGACTACGGTTGGGACGATGCCTACAATCAGCTGGGGCAATGGACCAACGGCCCCCTCCGCGGATATGTGTATGTGCTCAACAATGAGGGGACTGATGCCAAACCAGAGTATGCTAAACCAGCTCGCATCAAAGTGGGCGATAAGGACCTCGAAGTCTTTGGCTGGCCGTCTCCCAACTTTGCCGACTTCGATGAGGACGGTGACCTGGACCTGATTTGTGGAGAATTTCTGGATCAGCTGACCTACTTCGAAAATACCGGTTCCAGGACTGAGCCGCAGTATGCACTCGGGCGGCGTCTGGCGAGCAATGGGGATCCGATTCAGATGGATCTGCAAATGATCGTTCCCAAGGCGATTGACTGGGACAAGGATGGCGATATCGATCTGATTGTCGGTGATGAAGATGGTCGCGTTGCATTCATCGAGAATACTGGAGAACTGATTGGTGGCGTCCCTCAATTTTTACCGCCCCGCTATTTTCGTCAGAAAGCGGCAGGTGTCAAATTTGGTGCCCTGGCAACTCCTTATGCCTTCGACTGGGATGGCGATGGTGACGAAGATCTGATCTGTGGAAATACCGCCGGTTACATTGGCTTCTTCGAAAACCTGGATGGTCATTCTCGGTCGCCACGACTGGCAGCTCCCCGCTATCTACAGGCTGGAGGACGACCGATTCGCATTCAGGCGGGCCCCAACGGTTCGATCCAGGGCCCCTGTGAAGCGAAGTGGGGTTATACGACACAGACTGTGGCAGACTGGGATCAGGATGGTCTGCCGGATCTGCTGGTGAATTCGATCTGGGGAGAGATTCTACTGTTTAAAAACATCGGCACCCGAACGGAGCCCAAACTGGCGCCGGCACAGACGATTGACGTCGAGTGGAAAGCAGCAGCTCCCAAACCAGCTTGGAACTGGTGGGATCCTCGGGGAAAACAACTGGTCACTCAGTGGCGGACAACTCCCGTTGCCGTCGACTGGAACCAGGACGGACTGATGGACCTGGTGATGCTGGATCACGAAGGGTATCTCGCGTTCTTCAAGCGAGTCAAAGAGGGAGATCAGCTTAAGCTCCTGCCCGGTGAGCGGATCTTTGTCGATGAATCGCTCAAGCCGATTCAAATGAACAAAAAGCGGGCCGGAGGCAGTGGACGCTACAAACTGCACGTAGTCGACTGGGACGGCGATGGTCGCCTGGACCTGCTGGTCAATAGCACGAACGCCGACTTCTACCGCAACCTGAAGACCGTGGATGGAAAAGTGGTCCTGAAGAATGAGGGGCCGCTCAGTCAGCGCAAACTGGCCGGTCATACCAGCAGTCCCTGCACGGTCGACTGGGATCAGGATGGCGTTCGTGATCTGATTGTCGGGGCGGAAGACGGCTATCTCTACTGGATGAAAAATCCGAACTCACCTGAAAAGTAA